The proteins below are encoded in one region of Lytechinus pictus isolate F3 Inbred chromosome 11, Lp3.0, whole genome shotgun sequence:
- the LOC135156046 gene encoding receptor-type tyrosine-protein phosphatase F-like, whose translation MYIRYQISVRVNYVLIPGLDACTNYRFRVRVVTATNNKSRWLMKLAQTNVSEPGIPNIGQITKHQEVAGATGFTVTWDPPSSPPCEPTHYQIQYYIYQGDMCEDIPSQPQLGLTSAGSVNGSTFTFNILELRPNSEYMVFVRAKTSSGYGNSDSRKAVTGHSYPSGPPTNVHSTGTRKRSITFTWDKPDCGYRNGPITSYDVILSNSTGGLVHQSNVSDSTRPQTTIDGLIPYSNYSIRIRAWNYELPGASYSPEFWARTEEAKPGPPIRVNLPASDQESITVEWMSPNPPLGRIIGYYVLYWETDDSSVTPIVRNVSFTCGDGQCSDINERFSVIIPDLRPDTNYSVQASLILDFTFISQFVVEAETILGVGNPSPDQPLIRLTSEGTPSAIESVSYTSSTHSLRFEWDEPSCENLHDDLKEYQYDLYDTDRNMYIRYQISVRVNYVLIPGLDACTNYRFRVRVVTATNNKSRWLMKLAQTNVSEPGIPNIGQITKHQEVAGATGFTVTWDPPSSPPCEPTHYQIQYYIYQGDMCEDIPSQPQLGLTSAGSVNGPTFTFNILELRPNSEYMVFVRAKTSSGYGNSDSRKAVTGHSYPSGPPTNVHSTGTRKRSITFTWDKPDCGYRNGPITSYDVILSNSTGGVVHQSNVSESTTPETEIDGLIPYSNYSIMVRAWNYELPGVYSPEFWAQTDEAKPGPPIRVNLPASDQESITVEWMSPNPPLGRIIGYYVLYWETDDSSVTPIVRNVSFTCGDGQCSDINERFSVIIPDLLPDRNYYIQASLIANCSFYLIIHDLALT comes from the exons ATGTATATTAGGTATCAAATATCGGTACGAGTTAACTATGTACTTATCCCTGGACTTGATGCTTGCACCAATTATCGCTTCAGAGTAAGAGTAGTTACCGCCACCAATAATAAGAGTAGATGGCTTATGAAGTTGGCACAGACAAATGTATCAG aaCCTGGAATTCCCAATATTGGACAAATTACCAAACATCAGGAAGTCGCAGGCGCTACAGGTTTTACAGTCACCTGGgatcctccttcttctcctccatGCGAGCCCACACACTATCAAATCCAGTATTATATTTATCAAGGCGATATGTGTGAGGATATACCCAGCCAGCCTCAATTAGGCCTAACTTCAGCAGGGTCTGTCAATGGATCAACCTTCACCTTCAACATTCTGGAGTTACGTCCAAACTCTGAATATATGGTGTTTGTGAGAGCCAAAACAAGCAGCGGCTACGGTAATTCCGATTCTCGAAAAGCTGTCACAGGACATTCAT atCCATCTGGTCCTCCAACTAATGTCCATTCAACTGGCACCAGGAAACGAAGTATTACCTTTACTTGGGATAAACCAGATTGTGGTTATCGAAATGGACCAATTACCAGCTACGATGTTATCCTATCCAATTCAACAG GAGGCTTAGTACATCAAAGTAATGTGTCGGATAGTACAAGACCCCAGACAACAATAGATGGCCTCATCCCATATTCAAATTATAGTATCAGAATCAGAGCATGGAACTATGAACTACCAGGGGCCAGTTATTCTCCAGAGTTTTGGGCACGGACTGAAGAAGCAA AGCCTGGACCACCCATACGAGTAAATCTTCCAGCTTCAGACCAGGAGAGCATCACAGTGGAATGGATGTCACCAAACCCTCCTCTGGGAAGGATAATAGGTTATTACGTTCTCTATTGGGAGACGGATGATAGTAGTGTCACACCTATAGTCAGGAATGTTAGCTTTACGTGTGGAGATGGTCAATGCTCTGACATCAATGAAAGGTTTTCGGTGATAATCCCTGATCTTCGGCCGGACACAAATTATTCCGTCCAGGCAAGTCTGATTCTTGATTTTACTTTTATCTCACAATTCGTT GTAGAAGCGGAGACAATACTTGGAGTTGGTAACCCGAGTCCAGACCAACCTTTGATTAGGCTTACATCAGAAGGCA ctCCCTCTGCAATTGAGTCTGTGTCGTACACTTCTTCTACACACTCCTTGCGCTTTGAGTGGGATGAACCTTCGTGTGAAAACCTACATGATGATCTAAAGGAATACCAGTATGATCTCTATGACACTGACAGAAATATGTATATTAGGTATCAAATATCGGTACGAGTTAACTATGTACTTATCCCTGGACTTGATGCTTGCACCAATTATCGCTTCAGAGTAAGAGTAGTTACCGCCACCAATAATAAGAGTAGATGGCTTATGAAGTTGGCACAGACAAATGTATCAG AACCTGGAATTCCCAATATTGGACAAATTACCAAACATCAGGAAGTCGCAGGCGCTACAGGTTTTACAGTCACCTGGgatcctccttcttctcctccatGCGAGCCCACACACTATCAAATCCAGTATTATATTTATCAAGGCGATATGTGTGAGGATATACCCAGCCAGCCTCAATTAGGCCTAACTTCAGCAGGGTCTGTCAATGGACCAACCTTCACCTTCAACATTCTGGAGTTACGTCCAAACTCTGAATATATGGTGTTTGTGAGAGCCAAAACAAGCAGCGGCTACGGTAATTCCGATTCTCGAAAAGCTGTCACAGGACATTCAT atCCATCTGGTCCTCCAACTAATGTCCATTCAACTGGCACCAGGAAACGAAGTATTACCTTTACTTGGGATAAACCAGATTGTGGTTATCGAAATGGACCAATTACCAGCTACGATGTTATCCTATCCAATTCAACAG GAGGCGTAGTACATCAAAGTAATGTGTCGGAGAGTACAACACCCGAGACAGAAATAGATGGCCTCATCCCATATTCAAATTATAGTATCATGGTCAGAGCATGGAACTATGAACTACCAGGGGTTTATTCACCAGAGTTTTGGGCACAGACAGATGAAGCAA AGCCTGGACCACCTATAAGAGTAAATCTTCCAGCTTCTGACCAGGAGAGCATCACAGTGGAATGGATGTCACCAAACCCTCCTCTGGGAAGGATAATAGGTTATTACGTTCTCTATTGGGAGACGGATGATAGTAGTGTCACACCTATAGTCAGGAATGTTAGCTTTACGTGTGGAGATGGTCAATGCTCTGACATCAATGAAAGGTTTTCGGTGATAATCCCTGATCTTCTGCCGGACAGGAATTATTATATTCAGGCAAGTTTGATTGCTAATTGTAGTTTTTATCTTATAATTCATGATTTGGCACTCACATGA
- the LOC135156047 gene encoding uncharacterized protein LOC135156047, with amino-acid sequence MEVRVPCEKRTQLKRKIAETIRKQSLSLKEIQSLIGSLNFICRAVKPGRAFLRRLTDQTKKISKPDSVIQLSEGTKSDLTTWLAFLDDFNGVTIVRPGRWESDFDLDLFTDASGTIGFGGYFHGKWFCGHWPPFVLSGDYSIAWKEMVPIAVALLVWGSDLAGKRIRLHTDNMAIKNVINKQTSHCPRIMSLVRTLVLQCLKRDTIVKAVYIATKENDIADSLSRLQMSWHHRRMQHQHQYQKAFGGYRAGGMPAYFRCYN; translated from the coding sequence ATGGAAGTAAGAGTCCCTTGCGAGAAAAGGACACAATTGAAACGGAAGATCGCAGAGACAATTAGGAAACAATCCTTGTCTTTGAAGGAGATACAGTCCTTGATCGGGTCGCTTAATTTTATATGTAGGGCGGTTAAACCGGGTAGGGCCTTTCTGAGGAGGTTAACAGATCAGACAAAGAAAATTTCAAAACCGGACAGTGTAATACAACTCTCAGAGGGAACAAAGTCCGATCTAACAACATGGCTCGCCTTCCTAGATGACTTCAATGGGGTGACTATAGTTCGACCGGGTCGCTGGGAGAGTGACTTTGATCTTGACCTCTTCACTGACGCGAGTGGTACAATAGGTTTCGGTGGTTACTTTCATGGCAAATGGTTTTGCGGCCATTGGCCCCCTTTTGTTCTATCCGGGGACTATTCCATTGCATGGAAAGAGATGGTCCCAATAGCCGTAGCACTGTTGGTATGGGGTTCCGATCTAGCAGGGAAGCGAATTAGACTTCATACCGATAATATGGCCATCAAGAATGTTATAAACAAACAGACATCCCATTGCCCAAGAATAATGTCACTTGTAAGAACCCTAGTTCTCCAATGTTTGAAGAGAGACACGATAGTCAAGGCAGTCTATATCGccacaaaagaaaatgatattgcTGACTCTCTATCCCGGTTACAGATGAGCTGGCACCACAGGCGGATGCAACATCAACACCAATACCAGAAAGCATTTGGCGGATATAGAGCAGGAGGTATGCCGGCTTATTTCAGATGTTACAACTAA
- the LOC135156048 gene encoding uncharacterized protein LOC135156048: protein MLDSSWPATPQQVMSFIAHLSLSGRAPSTITLHVAALSYLHKIYSWLDPTTHFLIRKMIEGSRRGRKRKDWRRPITWDVLVNILPNLCLICVTHYEAVMFQASFLLAFFGMLRVGEFTVDGTGGTEDMTVLDQDISVFQSSKEAYLLVTIRFSKTDQYGTSTTLKIKRNGLNSSCPVGAMVRYLKMRPVMQGPLFCHANGSPLTRYQFRAVLRKVLGVSGFEAEKYGTHSSRIGAATTAAIGGATEEQLQEMGRWRSSAFKTYVRI, encoded by the coding sequence ATGCTGGATTCATCTTGGCCGGCTACTCCCCAGCAGGTCATGTCATTTATCGCGCATCTGTCACTGAGTGGTAGAGCACCATCAACTATAACACTTCATGTGGCAGCGCTATCATACTTGCATAAGATATACAGCTGGCTTGACCCGACCACCCATTTTCTGATCAGGAAGATGATTGAAGGAAGCAGGCGAGGCCGGAAGAGGAAAGATTGGCGCAGGCCTATAACATGGGATGTCCTTGTCAATATTTTACCTAACCTCTGTCTCATCTGTGTAACCCATTATGAAGCCGTCATGTTTCAGGCATCATTTCTGTTAGCCTTTTTCGGAATGCTGCGGGTTGGTGAGTTCACGGTAGATGGCACAGGTGGGACCGAAGACATGACCGTCCTTGACCAAGACATAAGTGTTTTCCAAAGCTCTAAAGAAGCTTACCTGTTGGTTACCATTCGATTCTCAAAGACAGATCAATATGGTACTTCAACAACTCTGAAGATAAAGCGAAATGGATTGAACAGCAGCTGTCCAGTAGGGGCGATGGTTAGATATCTGAAAATGAGGCCAGTGATGCAAGGCCCCCTCTTCtgccatgcaaatgggtcaccGCTAACTAGGTATCAGTTTAGAGCTGTGTTGAGGAAAGTCTTGGGAGTCTCCGGCTTTGAAGCAGAGAAATATGGGACCCATTCCTCCCGAATTGGGGCCGCCACTACAGCGGCCATTGGAGGAGCGACAGAAGAACAGCTTCAAGAAATGGGCAGATGGCGGAGCAGTGCGTTTAAAACATATGTGAGAATTTGA